A portion of the Adhaeribacter radiodurans genome contains these proteins:
- a CDS encoding Crp/Fnr family transcriptional regulator, with amino-acid sequence MLTITRPNLQLLYQQSPGFEFLGRIMAERAVQSASERAAALSCDTPEERYLSLMTQNQDLFRRVPQKYIASMLGISPESLSRIRKRILSPAKFLT; translated from the coding sequence GTGCTCACCATTACCCGGCCCAACTTGCAATTGCTTTATCAGCAAAGTCCCGGCTTCGAATTTTTAGGAAGAATAATGGCCGAACGGGCCGTGCAAAGTGCCTCAGAGCGGGCCGCCGCACTTTCGTGCGATACTCCGGAAGAACGTTATCTTTCTTTAATGACGCAAAATCAAGACTTGTTCCGGCGGGTGCCGCAAAAATATATTGCCAGCATGTTGGGTATCAGCCCCGAAAGTTTGAGCCGCATCCGGAAAAGAATTTTATCTCCCGCTAAATTCTTAACTTAA